In Nematostella vectensis chromosome 2, jaNemVect1.1, whole genome shotgun sequence, one genomic interval encodes:
- the LOC5521836 gene encoding WD repeat-containing protein 43 — translation MEATKCPCAFDNNGRFLALLTPDGRLKVWDCTNGSLKNQYTPSSHLSTTCACLKWCNSSRNVEQTPRRKKQKTAHHSTSVSTSDIIALGTTSGDILLYSLSAGEVHKKLEGGHSSKVNDVEWSRNGELYSCSSDKYIVEWCTEKAEHKSKWKADKHGVSSLRVSPLGNHLLSAGRTIKLWDLDTKELLKKFTGHSSIITDLLFLPNPTSSDSNGNHVSDSTINGWYFLSSAEHDRLLNIWYIELETKAKNSLISLSLTDEPISIDVTRHDTRPKPVHISVVTKDGRLHLFEKSLNGGGKKPLLPSRTIQLKSADDKAKSPISFICAKLTQDDDPSVIVAYGSSVKPHFETMTYSSMEQHTVLERSCGTTLQIQTETQPTGPLDKSAKSLAGATTLGPTSMTLARPAVAAQAGGNGLKNDQLEKSLEEKLQVMNKRMAKKKKISLKALPTTSSVVQMLTQALHSQDKHLLEDVLMSSTKSSLVQSTVQRLPVTLVVPFISELVFRIQVSPNRGSDLSVWLKHLLSVHMSYLMTIPNLVESLSSLYAMMETRVGVYGKLCKLQGRLDLLLSQVAAQQESDHDLRQPATFYQEEDSESEDDVHLDGHVAGDDSSKEEKWDEGSDDDDDDSSVSADDDSDEDIDVHAGDSDNSD, via the exons ATGGAAGCAACGAAGTGTCCGTGTGCCTTCGATAATAATGGCCGATTTTTAGCTCTTTTAACCCCCGATGGTCGCTTAAAAGTCTGGGATTGTACTAATGGATCGTTAAAGAATCAATATACACCTAGTTCGCATTTATCCACGACTTGTGCGTGTTTAAAATGGTGCAATTCTTCGCGCAATGTG GAACAAACACCCAGGCGGAAGAAACAGAAGACAGCACACCACTCAACATCAGTATCAACAAGTGATATCATCGCTCTTGGCACAACATCAGGagatattttattatacagtTTATCAGCCGGAGAAGTTCATAAAAAATTG gaGGGGGGTCATTCAAGTAAAGTTAATGATGTTGAGTGGAGTAGGAATGGAGAATTGTATTCCTGCTCCAGTGATAAATATATCGTAGAGTGGTGCACAGAGAAAGCTGAGCACAAAAG CAAATGGAAAGCTGACAAACATGGTGTGAGCTCACTTAGAGTTAGCCCACTAGGAAACCATTTGTTATCAGCTGGACGGACAATTAAACTCTGGGATCTTGACACAAAAGAACTTTTAAAG aaattcACTGGACATTCATCAATAATAACAGATCTCTTATTCCTACCAAACCCAACTTCATCCGACTCCAATGGCAATCATGTTTCTGACAGCACTATCAATGGGTGGTACTTCCTCTCCAGTGCAGAGCATGACAGACTCCTAAACATATG GTATATAGAGCTAgaaacaaaagccaaaaactcGCTAATATCACTATCACTTACGGATGAGCCTATCTCCATAGATGTGACCAGACATGATACAAGACCAAAG CCTGTTCACATTTCTGTTGTTACCAAAGATGGAAGGCTAcacttgtttgaaaaatcTTTGAATGG agGTGGGAAAAAGCCTCTTTTGCCATCCCGTACCATTCAGCTTAAATCTGCAGACGACAAG GCCAAATCTCCTATCTCATTCATCTGTGCCAAGCTCACCCAAGATGATGATCCATCAGTCATTGTTGCATATGGTTCTTCTGTGAAACCACACTTTGAAACCATG ACCTATTCATCTATGGAACAGCATACTGTCCTTGAGAGGTCATGTGGGACAACTCTCCAAATACAGACTGAGACCCAGCCAACGGGACCACTGGACAAAAGTGCCAAAAGCTTGGCAGGTGCTACCACTCTTGGTCCAACCAGTATGACATTAGCGCGACCTGCTGTTGCAGCTCAGGCTGGTGGTAATGGTCTTAAAAATGACCAACTTGAAAAG AGCCTGGAGGAGAAATTGCAAGTCATGAATAAGCGAATGGCCAAGAAAAAGAA AATCAGTTTAAAGGCATTGCCAACAACTTCATCGGTAGTCCAGATGTTGACACAAGCACTCCATAGCCAAGACAAGCATCTTCTTGAG GATGTGCTGATGTCCAGTACAAAGAGCAGTCTGGTTCAGTCCACTGTCCAGCGCTTACCAGTCACCTTGGTGGTGCCATTCATCTCAGAG CTTGTCTTTAGAATTCAGGTATCGCCTAACAG AGGTAGTGATTTATCAGTTTGGCTCAAACATCTGTTATCTGTGCACATGTCATATCTTATGACG ATTCCTAACCTTGTGGAGTCCTTGAGCAGTCTCTATGCAATGATGGAGACTAGAGTAGGTGTCTATGGCAAGCTGTGCAAGTTGCAAGGCAGACTGGACCTGTTGCTTTCACAG GTTGCAGCCCAGCAGGAGAGTGACCATGACTTGAGGCAGCCAGCAACTTTCTATCAAGAAGAAG ACTCGGAATCAGAAGATGATGTCCATCTTGATGGCCACGTAGCAGGCGATGACAGCTCGAAG GAGGAGAAATGGGATGAGGGatcagatgatgatgatgatgacagcaGTGTCTCAGCagatgatgacagtgatgagGATATTGATGTGCATGCAGGCGATAGTGACAATTCTGACTGA